One segment of Paraburkholderia bonniea DNA contains the following:
- a CDS encoding [protein-PII] uridylyltransferase has product MSHASPPGSCATTSAATHAAMSLKADYRAAKTQILERIENTPRVDSTMRSLARLTDHTLLQAWEACQVPAGAALLAVGGYGRDELAPYSDIDILVLLPDSPASAPSGQKLAPEPQATLEERVEQFIGFAWDLGLELGSSVRTVSQCLDEAAQDITVRTSLLEARHLAGSMPLTEDFTRRYREALDPRAFFQAKVLEMRQRHAKFQDTPYALEPNLKESPGGLRDLQLILWVTRAAGFGSSWRELDTLGLITRREARELHRNEAFLKTLRARLHVIAKRRQDILIFDLQDPVASSFGYRTSTARRASEQLMRRYYWAAKAVTQLSTILIQNIEAQLFPSTSGVTRVLCERFVEKQGMLEITRDDVFQREPNAILEAFLLYEQTPGIKGLSARTLRALYNARDVMDLQWRRAAENRRLFLSILQQPYGITHALRLMNQTSVLGRYLLNFRRIVGQMQHDLYHVYTVDQHILMVVRNLRRFSVADHAHEYPFCSQLSANFERPWVLYVAALFHDIAKGRGGDHSTLGMVDARRFCVAHEITGDDGALVVWLVQHHLTMSQVAQKQDTSDPEVIKRFAQLVGNERRLSALYLLTVADIRGTSPKVWNAWKGKLLEDLYRATLAVLGGAPLDAHSALKTRQQEALALLRLETVPEHAHQALWNQLDVAYFLRHDAADIAWQTRMLYRHVTSPVPLVRARPAPIGEALQVLVYVQDRADLFASICAYFDRSALSVLDARINTTQHGYALDNFLVAHTGHGVHYRDIANLVEQELGARLLADSPLLPEPSRGRLSRQSRTFPVIPRVDLRADERGQYYILSVSANDRPGLLYSIARVLAEHRVGVHAARINTLGERVEDVFLLDGNSLSDNRRQIQVETELLRAIAV; this is encoded by the coding sequence ACCCTATTCCGATATCGATATTCTGGTGCTGCTGCCAGACAGCCCGGCATCCGCACCATCCGGCCAGAAACTTGCGCCTGAGCCCCAAGCCACGCTTGAAGAGCGCGTCGAGCAATTCATCGGCTTCGCGTGGGATCTCGGACTGGAGTTAGGCAGCAGTGTGCGCACCGTGTCCCAATGTCTCGATGAAGCCGCCCAGGACATTACCGTGCGCACCTCATTGCTTGAGGCCCGGCATCTCGCGGGAAGCATGCCGCTCACGGAGGACTTCACCCGGCGCTACCGGGAAGCACTTGATCCACGCGCTTTTTTCCAGGCCAAGGTGCTGGAGATGCGTCAGCGTCATGCCAAATTTCAGGACACGCCCTATGCGCTTGAACCCAATCTCAAGGAAAGTCCGGGCGGGTTGCGCGATCTGCAACTGATTCTCTGGGTCACGCGTGCAGCAGGCTTTGGCAGTAGCTGGAGGGAACTAGACACGCTCGGGCTCATCACCCGCCGCGAAGCGCGCGAGCTGCATCGCAACGAAGCCTTTCTCAAGACACTCCGGGCGCGGCTGCATGTGATCGCCAAACGCCGCCAGGACATCCTGATTTTCGACTTGCAAGACCCTGTAGCCAGCAGTTTCGGCTACCGCACCAGCACCGCGCGGCGCGCCAGCGAGCAACTGATGCGGCGTTATTACTGGGCGGCCAAAGCGGTCACCCAGCTTTCCACGATCCTGATCCAGAACATCGAGGCCCAGCTCTTTCCCAGCACGAGCGGCGTCACGCGGGTGTTGTGCGAGCGTTTCGTCGAAAAGCAGGGCATGCTCGAAATCACCCGCGACGATGTGTTTCAGCGTGAACCCAACGCGATTCTTGAGGCTTTTTTACTGTACGAGCAGACGCCTGGCATCAAGGGCCTGTCGGCCCGGACGCTGCGCGCGCTGTACAACGCCCGTGACGTGATGGACCTGCAATGGCGTCGCGCAGCAGAAAACCGCCGCTTGTTTCTGTCGATCCTGCAGCAGCCTTATGGCATCACGCACGCACTGCGCCTGATGAACCAGACCAGCGTGCTGGGACGCTATCTGCTGAACTTTCGCCGCATCGTCGGGCAAATGCAGCACGACCTGTATCACGTCTATACCGTCGATCAGCACATTCTGATGGTGGTGCGTAACCTGCGCCGCTTCTCGGTTGCGGATCACGCGCACGAATATCCGTTTTGCAGCCAGCTCAGCGCCAACTTCGAGCGCCCGTGGGTGCTGTATGTCGCCGCGCTGTTTCACGATATCGCCAAGGGCCGGGGCGGCGATCATTCGACGCTTGGCATGGTCGACGCGCGGCGCTTTTGCGTGGCGCACGAGATCACGGGCGATGACGGCGCGCTGGTGGTGTGGCTGGTCCAGCATCACCTGACCATGAGCCAGGTCGCGCAAAAGCAGGACACGAGCGACCCGGAAGTCATCAAACGCTTTGCCCAACTGGTCGGCAATGAGCGGCGGCTCAGCGCGCTGTATCTGCTGACCGTGGCCGATATTCGCGGCACCAGCCCGAAAGTCTGGAACGCATGGAAAGGCAAGCTGCTCGAAGACCTCTATCGCGCCACGCTGGCAGTGCTGGGCGGCGCTCCGCTTGATGCGCATTCAGCGCTGAAAACCCGCCAGCAAGAAGCGCTGGCGCTGCTGCGGCTGGAAACCGTCCCGGAGCATGCGCATCAGGCCTTGTGGAATCAGCTCGATGTCGCGTATTTCCTGCGCCACGACGCAGCCGATATCGCATGGCAAACCCGCATGCTGTATCGCCATGTGACTAGCCCGGTGCCACTCGTGCGAGCGCGTCCTGCGCCTATTGGCGAAGCCTTGCAGGTGTTGGTGTATGTCCAGGACCGAGCTGATCTCTTTGCCAGCATTTGCGCGTATTTCGACCGCAGCGCGCTGTCGGTGCTCGATGCCCGGATTAACACTACCCAGCACGGTTATGCCCTCGATAACTTCCTCGTCGCTCATACCGGGCATGGGGTTCATTACCGCGACATCGCCAACCTGGTCGAACAGGAGCTAGGCGCACGCCTGCTCGCTGATAGCCCGTTGCTGCCTGAACCCTCAAGGGGACGTCTGTCACGCCAGTCACGGACGTTCCCGGTCATTCCACGCGTCGACCTTCGGGCCGATGAGCGTGGCCAGTACTACATCCTGTCCGTCTCGGCAAACGACCGGCCAGGCCTTCTTTATTCGATCGCGCGCGTGCTGGCTGAGCACCGGGTCGGCGTCCATGCGGCGCGGATCAATACGCTTGGCGAACGTGTCGAGGACGTGTTTCTGCTGGATGGAAACAGCCTCTCGGACAACCGCCGGCAAATCCAGGTCGAAACCGAACTGCTGCGCGCGATCGCAGTGTGA
- the def gene encoding peptide deformylase has translation MIREILKMGDPRLLRIAQPVDHFDTPELHQLIADMFDTMRDADGAGLAAPQIGVDLQVVIFGFGSNERYPDAAPVPETVLINPLVTPLSQDMEEGWEGCLSVPGLRGAVNRFSMIRYEGYDQYGTPLERVAQGFHARVVQHECDHLIGKLYPMRITDFSKFGFNEVLFPELDLDED, from the coding sequence ATGATTCGTGAAATTCTGAAGATGGGTGATCCGCGGCTGCTACGCATTGCCCAGCCGGTGGACCATTTCGATACGCCTGAGCTGCACCAGCTCATCGCCGATATGTTCGACACCATGCGCGATGCCGATGGCGCAGGCCTGGCCGCACCGCAAATCGGCGTTGACCTGCAGGTGGTGATCTTTGGCTTTGGCAGTAACGAGCGCTATCCGGATGCCGCGCCGGTGCCCGAAACGGTGCTGATTAATCCGCTGGTCACGCCGTTGTCGCAGGACATGGAAGAGGGCTGGGAAGGGTGCCTGTCCGTGCCGGGGCTAAGGGGCGCGGTGAACCGGTTTTCGATGATTCGCTACGAAGGCTACGACCAGTACGGCACGCCGCTCGAACGTGTCGCACAAGGGTTTCATGCGCGCGTGGTTCAGCACGAATGCGACCACCTGATTGGCAAGCTGTATCCGATGCGGATTACCGATTTTTCGAAGTTTGGTTTTAATGAGGTGCTATTTCCAGAGCTGGATCTGGACGAGGACTGA
- a CDS encoding pseudouridine synthase — MRAKLTAKHPRPASSQRAPVRTGSTAGRKPARPATPPSGGAAPASGAPRRTPSGAPRTGASSAGGAGQRPTSRAPGGGGYSAGERRSSAPDRGAPRTQTRPARAEGAPTRERSNASAGARAPRSFADQRPRRDGGPDGPRRNETERGYGERGRAPREAGARRPYGETASGSDERRVRSGPRTPSGTGTFARGERPARPARYDETRSRFGNERNPAATPGEERRARPSSERGERTFARPVKSTYAERGERGSSFNSAPRRSGDATERPARFERGERTDRGERGSSFNSAPRRSGDATERPARFERGERTDRGERGSSFNSAPRRSSDATERPARFERGERTDRGTGTRAPRPGDRNDRSASAPRFGGEVRPSRSDSSARPPHRASANARSERPAHSNRPERSSEPRHETAPHALREFSDTPGMLRLSKLMSELGLCSRREADEWIENGWVLVDGERIDTLGIRVRPDQRIEIDPAAQAMQQKQVTILVHKTVGYVSGQAEDGYQPAVTLVTPENRWEGDPSGIAFSITHLRTLAPAGRLDIDSTGLLVLTQDGRVAKRLVGGHSLVDKEYLVRVTYGDIATDVEQHFPAASLALLCHGLELDEVPLKPASVTWQNGEQLRFVLREGKKRQIRRMCELVGLHVVGLKRVRIGQVSLGALPPGQWRYLAADEAF; from the coding sequence ATGCGAGCAAAATTAACCGCCAAGCATCCGCGACCGGCATCCTCCCAGCGTGCGCCAGTTCGTACTGGCAGCACTGCTGGGCGTAAGCCAGCGCGTCCGGCTACGCCTCCTTCTGGCGGCGCAGCACCTGCGAGCGGTGCGCCGCGTCGCACGCCATCCGGTGCACCACGCACCGGTGCCTCATCCGCTGGCGGTGCAGGTCAGCGGCCTACCAGCCGCGCCCCGGGTGGTGGTGGCTATAGCGCCGGTGAGCGGCGCAGTTCTGCGCCCGATCGTGGCGCGCCACGCACTCAGACACGTCCGGCTCGCGCCGAAGGCGCGCCTACGCGTGAGCGTTCTAATGCCAGCGCTGGCGCGCGTGCGCCACGCAGCTTTGCCGATCAGCGGCCACGCCGTGACGGCGGGCCAGACGGTCCGCGCCGCAATGAGACGGAACGTGGTTACGGCGAGCGCGGACGCGCACCACGCGAAGCAGGCGCGCGCCGCCCTTACGGCGAGACAGCGTCTGGCAGCGACGAACGCCGCGTGCGCAGCGGCCCCCGGACGCCATCTGGCACGGGCACATTCGCGCGTGGCGAACGCCCGGCACGGCCTGCACGGTATGACGAAACCCGCTCGCGCTTTGGTAACGAACGGAATCCGGCGGCCACGCCGGGTGAAGAGCGCCGGGCTCGCCCGTCATCTGAACGGGGTGAGCGCACGTTTGCCCGGCCGGTGAAAAGCACTTATGCGGAACGCGGTGAACGCGGGAGCTCATTTAACTCAGCGCCACGCCGTTCAGGCGATGCCACCGAACGCCCTGCACGCTTTGAGCGCGGCGAGCGCACCGATCGGGGTGAACGGGGGAGCTCATTTAACTCAGCGCCACGCCGTTCAGGCGATGCCACCGAACGCCCTGCGCGCTTTGAACGCGGCGAGCGCACCGATCGGGGTGAACGGGGGAGCTCATTTAACTCAGCGCCACGCCGTTCAAGCGATGCCACCGAACGCCCTGCGCGCTTTGAACGCGGCGAGCGCACCGATCGGGGCACTGGCACACGCGCACCACGGCCAGGCGACAGAAACGACCGCAGCGCCAGCGCACCGCGTTTTGGCGGCGAAGTCCGCCCATCCCGCAGCGATTCCAGCGCGCGGCCACCTCACCGTGCATCAGCAAACGCACGCTCAGAACGGCCAGCACATTCAAACCGCCCCGAGCGCAGCAGTGAGCCCCGGCACGAAACCGCGCCTCACGCTCTGCGTGAATTCAGCGACACGCCAGGCATGCTGCGCCTGTCGAAGCTGATGTCGGAACTCGGTCTTTGCTCGCGCAGGGAAGCCGACGAATGGATCGAAAACGGCTGGGTGCTGGTGGATGGCGAGCGGATCGACACGCTGGGCATCCGGGTGCGTCCCGATCAGCGTATCGAAATTGATCCAGCGGCCCAGGCGATGCAGCAAAAGCAGGTCACGATCCTGGTGCATAAAACCGTCGGCTATGTCTCCGGCCAGGCAGAAGATGGTTATCAGCCAGCCGTGACGCTAGTCACGCCAGAAAACCGCTGGGAAGGTGATCCATCGGGTATCGCTTTTTCCATCACGCATTTGCGCACGCTGGCACCCGCTGGCCGTCTGGATATCGACTCCACCGGCTTGCTAGTTTTGACCCAGGATGGACGGGTCGCCAAACGTTTAGTCGGCGGGCATTCGCTGGTGGACAAGGAATATCTGGTGCGTGTCACGTATGGCGATATCGCCACCGATGTGGAGCAGCACTTTCCGGCTGCATCGCTCGCGTTGTTATGTCATGGCCTTGAGCTTGACGAAGTGCCACTCAAGCCAGCCAGTGTCACCTGGCAAAACGGCGAGCAACTGCGCTTTGTCCTGCGTGAAGGGAAGAAACGGCAGATCCGCCGTATGTGCGAGCTGGTTGGCCTGCACGTGGTTGGCCTGAAACGCGTGCGTATCGGCCAGGTGTCGCTTGGCGCGCTGCCACCCGGCCAGTGGCGCTATCTGGCCGCAGATGAGGCGTTCTAA